DNA sequence from the Nicotiana tomentosiformis chromosome 3, ASM39032v3, whole genome shotgun sequence genome:
tCAAATGACAtacctataccaactcccggaaccTCAATATGACCCCATTATCTataaagttaactctcggtcaaacctatcaaccttccaaaccttcaattattcaactttcaccaattcaagccaacACAACCTAGGAGCCTCCAAATTTCCATCTGAACAtccgcctaagtccaaaattttcATTCAGACCTAATGGAATAATAAAACTCTAATCCGAGATCAAATACGCAAAAgtcaacttggtcaactcttccaagttaaagcttctaaaatgagaatcattcttccaaattaatcctGAATCGCTCGAAAACCAAAGctgaccatacacacaagtcataatacatcatgtaAAGCTACTCGCGGCCTCGAACTACTGAACGGAAatacaaatgatcaaaataattGGTTGGGTTGTTACATACACGTATGTTATACATTCGTACTTGTTCTTATGTTGTGCCTTGATTGGGACGTGTGAACTCTGTGACACATATCTGATGTTTTATATGACTACTTGAACTTGGTTGCTGTAATTAATTTAGTTGTGATCATGCCTTATCCGTATTTTTATTGTTATCGTGTTCTTGTGCGCTTTATTGATGAGTTATGAGGATATGTCTCTTGATGATAATTTGTTATCTTACACTGTTGTGACTATGGAACTTGTGGACATGTTGGGCGGATTGATTGTGATGATATTGTGGTACGATAGTTTTGCCATACGATTGTGATAATTATTGCGCACGGGCCGAAATAAAGGTGGCAATTTTCGGGCTTGCCCATGTGGCGAAATAAGGGTGACATTTGTTGATATTGCATGCGGAGAAATAAGGGTGATATTTGTCGATATTGCATACAGCGAAATAAGAGTGGcattgttgatgatgttatgtgatggTTTGAGGTGATTTTGTTGATGATGTTTATGTGGTGGTACGAGAGTGATATTTTTGAATGTGCATGTGAATTCTCTATGCTTGtcatgcatttttacatgatTTTTGCATTGCATTTAACATGCTAATCTATACCTCTattattatttgatgatttgttTGTCAAGATGGATTTACCTCTGTGGAGTTGATATctcatattttgttgagttgtcggTAGCATATCGGATTGACGTGATAAGAAAGTTGTCTACATGCATTGATACATTTGATTCTTGAAAGGTTCTCTTGAACGTGTTATTTGGCCACTGATATGGAATCGGATCATGTTGGACACATGTTTACAATCACGTATAATTATTGAGCACACATATTATATAGTGCATATCTCTTTGTGAGCGGGGTTGGTGCAAGTTGTATTTGTTGAACATGTACAATTGGTAGAGTTTATTTATTACCCTATCCCAGTTGTGCACCTTTACTGTTGATATTCTTTGTTCCATAATTATCTTTCTAGAATAttctttatatattatatatgttaTTGAGTTGCACAGGTTCTACAAAGTAAGTATCTTTTGAATTaaaaacctcatcactacttctctaaggttagtcaagatacttactgagtacatagggtcggttgtactcataatacacttctgcaccttgcgtgaagATTCTGGAGCTAAGTAGTCGTGGAAGACGAAGCCTTACCTTGGAGACGTTCCAGCATTCCGGATTCCAGCTACCTTTTTATTcgtggtagtttaggactttatttttctttatgtaaacttcaaacagatgatgtatttattctTGTTATCAGCTTTATAAATCTAattttagtggctcatgacttgtactaccagcccTTGGGGTAGTTGTATTGAATGTTTTTGcaattttatttataatattgatGATTTATCAATATAGTAGTAACTTTTATTACTTGGCTTACCTACCGgattggattaggtgccatcacgactttgtgagattttgggtcgtgactttAAAACATCACCAATAAATATAACCGCAAGCTCTAATACCACTATGTTGAGGAAAAACAAGCACTAAATAGTGTGCGACAAGGTAACGATGAGAAATACCCACATCAAACTTTTTAAACTTATTTGAATCAAGATAAGACAAACAAACTCATGTACATACGTATTCGAGCAGCAAGTATATCAAGCATTGTCAAATATAtgcaaaaaaaataatcaaacaaAGAAGATTCCAAGAGTTAACGTGAAAACCTCTTCAATATGAAAAGTAAAAACCACCACGGACCTCGGGTCCACAAAGCTCCACCAAAATGAATCAACACAAATTACAAAAAAATTCTAAATTGGTGATAAAGCTAGTGTTTAACCAATTGACAACAATAAAAGTAATATTGCACTAAAACAATTGAAGAAAGGGAAAGAATTCGCCCAAAATGAGCTACTATTCACGCTACTAAAATTGAAgttacgggcctccaaatccaatttccaccattaaaatccaaaaatcaaATATTGACAACTCTTAGTTCAAATTTGAGCACGATCGTTCCTCTTTTAAGTTTATCGTTGCAAAATAAGGCATACCTTAATATGAAAAAGTTCTACATTACCTTTTCATGACTTGCTCTCCCAAGGGTTGTCTTTGTCATCTTGTAATCTTCAAGGTTATATATACGTCTTTTGTACATTTAGCGTCTTAACCACTCATTCAATTATCCAAATCAGTGTTATAGACACATTTTCCACAAATATTCATCCGTGCTAATTGTCTTTTAGCCCACCTAGTCTATCATCAAAAAAGAAAGGACAGAGAAAAGACCAAGTCAAAAGAAGAGCAATTAATTTTTGAAGACATGGAAAACAAAAGAGATAGAGAAGCCCCACAACTGTAGTATTTGGAAAACTTTGTATCTTCCCAATTGCAACTATATATAAATGTTTTAGCTCAGTCTCAGCTTTCTAACACCAAATTATGCATTAACAATATAGGTTGGAAATGggagaagaagaacaaaaaaagGAAGAGGTCATTAGTTCCAGTAATCATGTGGCTATAGAAGTTGAAGTTCCTGAAACTCATCATCAGATTGGCCAAGGTCTATCTCCCTGCATGCATGCTCCTCTCTTGTTTTCCGATCCTCTTTTCTAATTGGCATTTGTTTCATAAGACTGACAAATATTCAAACTAATCGACAATGGTTAGTAAATATGTATTTTTACCTAAATGTTTCACTTTTTCTCATAGTAAATTAACAATTGGCAAATTCGAAAAGGAGAAGTATTGTTTCCTACTATAATTTTGCAAATCTAAGATGTGCACATTTTTTCTTATATTAAGTGAATGATTCGTACTTTATTTTGTCCCGAAAACCCTACAAATTCTTGGGATCAGTACAGACTTAGCAAAAAACATGACACAGTAGAAGAAAAAATCCATATATGTGATATTTACTGCTCTCTCCGTTTTAATTTAGTTGAGGTTGTTTGATTCGGCTCAGAACTTaataaaaaaaaagacttttgaaacttgtggttttAAAAGCTTGAGGGATAAAAATcaatgatatttgtgtggttttaaaagtttctcattaaggataaaataggtaaaatgaagagtttaaagttaaattattttcaactGTCGAAATGTAtcatttgttttggaaatgactaataaggaaagtgtgtcatctaacttgaaacagagggagtagttGGGAATACGTTTTGGTCTTGTTAGATAACTTCTACAATATTTTACTTTTATGTTATTTAGTACGATGATAATATGAGTTGAGCTTAGATGGAGAAGTGAACATTCACATAGCCGACACCCACTTGTTTGGAAAGATTGAGAgtaattattattgttgtttgaaCTATTGTAGTGATACTCTTGTAAAATTTTGAAGGATATGTGCATGAAGGACAATGCAGTATTTTGTCTAAAATTTATAGAGTATATGCTGAAAACTTAGGAGTAGGGCCTCAATAAGTGCATTGCGAACAATTAATCCTTGAACTTAATTATGATTAGCTGTTTTTCATTTGAAAAATCTACAGATAATTCTGAGATTTTCTTTCTATTATTAGAACTGATTTTTTTGAGAGTTGAAGTAAGAAAGAGCAAATGTTATGGGTGTATTTGATATGaattttctcatgtttggttaTCCTAAATTGTtgaaaaaatatttcattaagaacACATTTTACTCTAATTTAAGGCTTCTCCATTTTTCAGTTCGGCGCTAGACAACTAGTTTTTTATAGTGAGGAAATGGATAGAGTGAGGAGGATGGTAAATATTGACCTTACTAACCTTTTGAGTGTAATCTTCAATCTATAACCGCTACAAGTATCTTTGAACagtgcaaaatattttccttcgtatcAAAAACACTGTATGTGTTACTCGTATTTATTGGTTTGTTAAAACTTTCGTAATTTGTGTCTTCTGTTTCCTGTTGGGAAAAATGTAGATTCATTCATTCAAGTGGGAGTTCTTATGTGTACTGGTTTGAACAGTGCTTACGCGCTTGGATATGCTGGCGCAATCATGGTACCTCTGGGATGGATTGGAGGTGTGATTGGTCTGATGTTAGCAACAGTGATATCATTATATGCTAATGCTCTAATTGCCAAGATTCATGAATATGGGGGAAAGAGGCATATCAGATATAGAGACCTTGCTGGATTCATATATGGTGCGTGCGAGAAAATTCATATCAACATATAGTCTTTTTATTTAACATCTCAGTTTATTTAACTTAGTTAATTTATTGGGATGTCGGCTGATGCAGGTCAGAAAGCTTATGTACTTGTTTGGGGATTACAGTATGCAAATCTATTCTTGATAAATATTGGATATATCATTTTGGGTGGACAGGCATTGAAGGTAAGATATTTTGCATCGTGAGAATATATTAATCATAAATTGACTTGTTTTACGTTAATGGAAAATCTATTGCACCCATACAGACTAAGATCTTAATTCCCATGGCAAGGAAAGGCCGAGTGGGAGGGGAAGTCAGCTAACAGCTTCTTTGTCACGTGCGTTTTTCAAATTTGACAGTCAAGATCCATAAATATGCCTTGGATGAGCCTAACAGTCGTGTACCTGGAAGCACTTTTATTTTCAACAGCCAGAAGGTAAAAAAAGACAACCCACCACTATAGTGGAAGATCTTTCACTTCACCGTAGTAGGAACCTCACTAACCTTCTACATCAGTTAATCTAACTATAGGGATCACCCTCCTGCCTTACCCACCCACCCTAAACGAGCCAAGACAAGCTATACCGAAGGAGATAAATTTCATACCCTACCAAGTTCTAGGGCTTGCCTTGATACCCTGGCTTAAAACCAGCAATGCGAGCAAAGCAGCGTTATATTGGAAGAAAAATATCTATATGGATGATACCAATTACTTGGAATTAAGCCTTAATAATTGTTAGTAGTATGTTTGCTTTAGGTCTAATATATGCTAAGAATCTTTTAGTCTTGTTAGAAATTTATGGGTCAACAAAAAGTATATATAGAGAATTTCTAGAACGAGGCGATGTATTACCAATATTGGATTATGAAGAGCTTAATGGATGTAGTCAACCAGAACTTGCTTGGAATTGAGGCATTCGTAGTTGTTAGTAGTTGTGTCACTAAAGTTAATTAGATAAAAAACCGTATCCTTTTCCCACTCCTATCTTTTTGTCCTTAAGATACCTGTGTTAGCTTGTCACAGTAATATTCACAGTCTGGTCCCTAGCTCCTCAGTCCTGATATCTCCTCCCTACACCCAAAAGATGGCGAGGTTGAGAAAAGAAGAGACAATGAATAAGAGGGGGAGAAGGGAAGTTGTTCGAAAACCGTAAACCGTTGAAGTATTCAAAGAAGAGGAAGAATTCATCTTGAAATGTTAATTTTTTATTGGTTATGTGGTAGAAATCATTCTGAACGAGTATTTGTGATTGGCAGGCTTTCTATATTATCTTTAGAGACGATGATGAGATGAAGTTGCCGTACTTCACAGCAATTGCGGGATTGGGATGTGTTCTTTTTGCCATCGCCGTACCACATTTATCAGGCCTAAGGGCTTGGCTAGCGGTTTCAACATTCTTCAGTCTAGTCTATATCACTATAACCTTTGTTTTGTCTCTTCAAGATGGTATGCATGTCTCTCTCCTTAATATGATCTGACTACATCAGATCATATTAAATTGAAGTTCTGTATGCTCAATGTCATTAGATGGAGCTTGTCTGGTTGTTGCACTCAGTAAAACAACTGCCTAAGTCTACTTCTCGGTTTCAACATTTACCTTATTATTAGACATGCTATATTAACATCACCTTTTCTACCAAATATCTGTCATAAGATAATTCTTCACATTTAGTGACATGGGGTTGCACGTCTCAAAGATAAAGCCCCCGGTCGACTAATATACTAAGTACTATTAGAATCGGTGTGGCTCTGTTTCTCTCTGAAATGGGAAATATATCTATTTTGTCAATGGTTTTCTTACTTATTAGTATGTGTTATTACATTGGTTTTCTAGAAATTAACTTCACGTGAACCATCCGTGTAATATATAATTTCAAACTCTACTCTCTGAAGAACTATTAGTTTCACACACATCTTTCTCTTCTGTCCTGAATCTTAGGTATGAATGCTCCACCTAGGGACTATAGCATTCCAGGATCAAATACAAGAAGAGTTTTTGCAACTATTGGTGCGACAGGAAACCTTGTTTTTGCATTTAACTCCGGAATGGTTCCAGAGATCCAGGTAGCTATATAAACTAGAAATACAGTAGCCTTGTGAACTAAGTGTCACTTTAGTAATGAATTTGTGTGATGGACTGTATCTTTTTATCGATCATTTTTTACCATCATAAAAGTATATGCTTGTGTAACAGGCTACTCTTAGAGCACCTGTTGTCGACAACATGTTGAAAGCCCTATATATACATTTCACTATAGGACCTGCACCTGTTTTTGCCGTTACATTCGTGGGATATTGGGCTTATGGATCAAGAACGTCGTCCTATTTGCTCAACAATGTCAGTGGCCCAGTTTGGGTGAAGGCACTAGCCAACCTTGCTGCTTTCTTGCAATCCGTCATATCTTTGCACGTAAGAATATCTTTACTTTGATCTTACGTTAAATTTTTTTCCGCCCTCTCTTGGTTTTCAAACAAAAAGTTCAGCTCTTTACTATCAGAGATGTAGGACGGGTTAATGTGGGTTCAACATAACACGATACTTTAGGCTCGAAttatatatacattatatataaAAAGACATATAAGATTACGTTTATTCTGAAAATAGTGACTCTAAATCTTAAACTCGCCACTGGTTACCCTCATTTTCTGCTCTAAAGGTTGCCATGTTTTTGCTTATTGTAGATATTTGCAAGTCCAACATATGAATTCCTGGACACCAAATATGGATTCAAAGGAAGTGCAGTCAATTTTCGGAACATTGCATTTAGAACAGTAGTCAGAGGTAGTTATCTAGCAATTACTACGTTCTTGTCAGCTTTATTACCTTTCCTCGGGGATTTCATGAGCCTCACTGGTGCTATCAGCACATTTCCACTCACATTCATTCTCCCTAACCACATGTACCTTGTTGCCATGAAAAAGCAGTTGTCTTCACTACAAAAGAAGTGGCATTGGCTAAATATTGTCTTCTTTGGTTTCGCATCTGCTACTGTTTTAGTAGCTGCCTTCAGACTCATTGTAGTGGACTCAAAAACTTACCACATATTTGCAGATTTATAACTCTTTATGTTTATATATGGGGAAAATGTCTCTGTTCATATATATTCTTGGTATTTCAAGTAATAATGACAATATTTTCAATTGAAACAAGAGCTTTATCATATCGTTTCTCCTCAGTGAGGTAAATGGTAATGGTGTGGCTTCTTGTTCGCTGCCATCTATTCCATCCATTTCAATTAATATGATTGTTTTTCATTGAGTACGAAATTTAAGACTTTTTCACACATGCGCCATTTTGGCCGTAGAATAGAATTTTGTTAGCTCAAATATAAAAGATACTCCCTCCTTTTGATTTTATATGGACCTATTTGACTAAGTATACATTTCTGTAAGATTCTCCAttatttaagaaagaaagaaaaaaatttaaaactaggGATTATAAAATCATGTTCTAAGGATAATTAaagtaaattatatattttcatatatgaaaatatatctttttttaaaataaactaaaaaaggAAATAATGTCACAAATAGAAAATTAATGCTTCACTAgggaaagataaaaaaaaattgtaCGCTGATTATAACTAGTcataaaatagaagaaaagtcgaAGTAAAGCAAGAGAATAATAGAGAAAAATTAAGACAAGAAGAAGAGATGATCTTTTATTAAATTTGTGTATATAAGCTTTGCGCATAGTCTCCATATATAGGCCTCAAACATCATAAGTTATAAAAGGAAATCTAATCCACATAAATccataatattattattttaggGGTTATTGGAGTTACTCCTATAGAAATTATACATATAATGAAAAAGAATTCGCCCATCCATAAAAATAATTAGTATTTATAACATTATCGCATTTAATAGTTtattgataagttatgtgtcttgctatattttgatgatttaacaaacttATTGTTGAGAACGAGATGGGGAACCTGTTCCACATCCTCTCAGTGTTCaagatcaacaagtctcaagtctggGACATGTTCCAACATTCAGAGTCAAagaaacaacagagggaacagatcGACATCAGTTCCCTTGCTGATAGTACCAGTCAACTCCCTACAGCTGTAAAGTGACTGCAATTGTTCCTATgcacacacgcaacagtgcaaatAGTGAAGcagtcactttatggggaatgcctttgtaccaaacatgcttgcatcattcaagtgatgtcacttatataatattaacatgaagcaaaggCGAAATCCAACAAGGGTAGGttgtgatttttaatcccgtgagctgagaGTTTTTCACGTAATTAAAACTCAACTGTGTTATTTACTTTCAGCTGTGTGAGTATGTTTTGTGGGAACTAatagaacctggttctctatataagtttggtggacccttagtttgtatcaattggtatcagagctcgtTCTTTCTATCaagctaacacctagaaaggatcctcatggctgctccaccaaacttcgaaGAATGTCAATCCacctacagaccaccaagattcaatggccAGTACTACGGATGAtggaagacaaggatgcatgattttatcatggctgaagattcagaACTTTGGGATGTTATCTGCGATGGTCCCTTTGTTCCTATGAAAACCATTGAGGAACCAGCAGTGACATTTCCAAAAGTCTAGGAAGTAATACAGCGATGCTGAATGCAAGGTTATAGAGAAGAACTTTCGAGCAAAGAAAATCCTCGTCTGTGGCATTGGGCTGGATGAATATAACAGGATTTCTGCTTATCAATCTGccaaggagatctgggaagctctccaaacAGCATACGAAGGgacaactcaagtcaagcagtcgaagattgatatgctaaccactgagtatgaactcttcagGATGATGAGTCCATTTAGGACATGCACACTCGATTCACCTCTATCATCAATGAGCTCCATTCCCTGGGAGAAATCATTCCAATGAACAAACTTGTCAAGAAAATACTCAACGTATTACCTAGTTCCTGGGAAAGCAAAGTAAATGATATCACTGAGGTAAAGAATATACAAAAGctaaccattgatgaactcattggtaatttgaaaacttatgaaataaagaagaaaaaggatCATGGGAGAAGAGAGCCCAAAATGGAGAAGAACCTGAtcctcaagacagacaacaatgaATCAAGTGGTGAAGATGTtgatatggcttacttgacaaaGAGATTTCAGAAGATGGTCCGCAGAAATGGAGGTATTCCCAAGAAGGGTAGCTCCAGCAAGCCAAGAAGATATGACTTATGTCATAAGTACGGAAAGCCAAGACATTTCATCAAGGACTGTCCCCTCCTCAAGCAAGACCAGTACAAGCACAACACAGACAAAGCAGCCAAGAGGAACTCGGTTCCTGacaaaaaatttaaaagaaaaaaagtcactgacaatgttgtgaaacaagctcttgctgcataGGAAGACTCTTCCAGCGAATCTGGAGAAGATGATGCACAAGGTGACACCTCCGCGATGGCAGTCGAAAGTGAAGCAGTTGACTATGATTCCATCTTTGCCCTGATGGCAAAATTTGACAATGATGAAGATAAtgatgatgaggtaaactttctagacgttcaaagaaatctGAAGTCTTACTCACAGAAAAAGCTTATATCTTTGGGAAATGTTCTAATTGACACTTATcacagtcttataaatgataaaaatatctTAACTATAGATTTAGGAGAGGTAGAAAATGAGAGAGATGATTTGGTAGTTGCAGTGGCCGACCTAAAAGAAACCATCGAGAATCTAGTGAAAGAAAAAAGTATTCTGATTAAAAATGTTGAAAACATAGAAAATGAGAGAGATGACCTGTTAGTAGCCGGCGTGGACCTAAAAGAAATAATAGAGGAAGTAAAAAGTGGAAACAGTTCTGGGACTGTCCAAAAGGGAAAGaaagttgcaagtgaggcacacattaagcttgaaagtGAACTACAATCTGTGAAATCTAGTATGTATGCTGAACTTGAAAGAAACATGCAGTTTCAAGAAGATCTAGGCAGAGTTAAAAATCACCTCGaaaaatctctaaagtggacctggtcctctgatacaATTGCTGCCATGTATACAAGTAATGGTGGGAATAGGCAGGGAGTCGGATTCCATAGGGAAAAGACTCCCTACAATccacatagcaagtatgttactgtTCTTGATAACTAGCTTTGCACTCACTATGATAACATTGGTCACTTTAAAGAACACTGTAAGGCTAGAATTCAGTCCCAACAGAAAAACAAGGTGTTTGTTGAAAATGTAACTACTGCTAAGGAACCTCGTCCCTccgttaaaatatatatattgccTTCATGGACAAAAAAGAGTTTAATTCGACCATTTCCTCACTACAAGGGagccaaacttgtttgggttcctaagtctaatcctTGATTCCCTTTTACAAGAAGCAGCCaaaaatggtacatggatagtggttgttCTAAGCACATGACTAGAAGCATtaatgatttcctttcactcaaagccctgcaaggagggagtgtgtcctttggcaatggaaaaaagggatacattctgggagtagGAAGAATTGGGAAGTCACTCACTCACTCAATCAAAAATGAGTACTATGTGAACGGCTTGAAATATATCGTACTGAGTGTTTTCCAAATCTgcgacaaaggaaacaaagtCGAGTTTGTGTCAAAAGTTTGCACAGTCACAAATCTTGTGACTAGAGAAGTGGTCCTGATGGCAAAAAGATACAAGAACATTTATGTTGCCGATTTTGAGTCCCTGCAAAACGGGGATCTCACTTGTCtgagtgttgttgatgatgatgctaaACTATGGCACAGAAGATTGGGTCATGCAAGCTTTACATTTCTGAAAAAACTGGTCAGGAACGACCTGGTTTGTGGCCTGCCGATGTCAAGTTTCAAAGACCACAAGGTatgtgatgcatgtgtaaaagtAAAGCAAGTCAGGTATTCTTTCAAGCCCAAAAAAGATGTTAGCACCTCAAGGACACTCGATCTCCTCcatatggatctgtgtggacctatgagggtgccaagtagaggaggaaagaagtacattttTATTATAGTGGATGACTACTCTAGACTCACCTGGATCTTGTTCCTCAAaaccaaggatgaaacttttTCAGTGTTTGTTGCCTTCGTGAAGAAGATCCAAGTGAAGTTGAGCTACAATGTTGCGTGTATAAGATCTGATCACGGCACAAAGTTTGATAATGCAAAATTCGACGAATTTTGTGCTGAAAATGGCATAAGTCATAATTTCTCAGCTTCAAGAACACTTCAACAAAATGGTGTCgtggagaggaaaaataggactcttgaagacatggcgAGGAAAATGTTGATTGACAGTGGCATTGCTAAGAACTTCTGGTCAGAAGCAGTTAACACTGTATGCTATttggtgaacaggtgcatgatcaggttaCTCCTGAACAAGACTCCGTCTGAACTGCTGAACGAAAGGAAACCCAAGCTAACACATTTGAGAACATTTGGAAGCAAATGCTTTGTCCTCAACAATGGTAAGAAAGCTCTtggaaaatttgatgccaaaagtgAAGAAGGAATCTTTCTGGGCTATTAATCACAAAGCAAAGCTTACAAGGTCTACAACAAAGAACTCAATGTGTTGAGGAAAGCATACacgtgatctttgatgaatcacaccacctacgtgggaaagattcacatgataagattgaTCAAGACGGAGAGCAGTCAACTATCCCTGGTGAAGTCATTGATATGACAAATGGAAAGGCTGACATGATGAGCTACGTCAAGGAATCAAATGATGATGATGCAGCCGTATCTCCAGCTGATGTAGAGGAAATTGGTTCCTCGATCACAACAACTAAAACTGAGAACAGAGTTGCTAATG
Encoded proteins:
- the LOC104092900 gene encoding proline transporter 2-like isoform X2 gives rise to the protein MCTGLNSAYALGYAGAIMVPLGWIGGVIGLMLATVISLYANALIAKIHEYGGKRHIRYRDLAGFIYGQKAYVLVWGLQYANLFLINIGYIILGGQALKAFYIIFRDDDEMKLPYFTAIAGLGCVLFAIAVPHLSGLRAWLAVSTFFSLVYITITFVLSLQDGMNAPPRDYSIPGSNTRRVFATIGATGNLVFAFNSGMVPEIQATLRAPVVDNMLKALYIHFTIGPAPVFAVTFVGYWAYGSRTSSYLLNNVSGPVWVKALANLAAFLQSVISLHIFASPTYEFLDTKYGFKGSAVNFRNIAFRTVVRGSYLAITTFLSALLPFLGDFMSLTGAISTFPLTFILPNHMYLVAMKKQLSSLQKKWHWLNIVFFGFASATVLVAAFRLIVVDSKTYHIFADL
- the LOC104092900 gene encoding proline transporter 2-like isoform X1, with translation MENKRDREAPQLLEMGEEEQKKEEVISSSNHVAIEVEVPETHHQIGQDSFIQVGVLMCTGLNSAYALGYAGAIMVPLGWIGGVIGLMLATVISLYANALIAKIHEYGGKRHIRYRDLAGFIYGQKAYVLVWGLQYANLFLINIGYIILGGQALKAFYIIFRDDDEMKLPYFTAIAGLGCVLFAIAVPHLSGLRAWLAVSTFFSLVYITITFVLSLQDGMNAPPRDYSIPGSNTRRVFATIGATGNLVFAFNSGMVPEIQATLRAPVVDNMLKALYIHFTIGPAPVFAVTFVGYWAYGSRTSSYLLNNVSGPVWVKALANLAAFLQSVISLHIFASPTYEFLDTKYGFKGSAVNFRNIAFRTVVRGSYLAITTFLSALLPFLGDFMSLTGAISTFPLTFILPNHMYLVAMKKQLSSLQKKWHWLNIVFFGFASATVLVAAFRLIVVDSKTYHIFADL
- the LOC104092900 gene encoding proline transporter 2-like isoform X3; translated protein: MVPLGWIGGVIGLMLATVISLYANALIAKIHEYGGKRHIRYRDLAGFIYGQKAYVLVWGLQYANLFLINIGYIILGGQALKAFYIIFRDDDEMKLPYFTAIAGLGCVLFAIAVPHLSGLRAWLAVSTFFSLVYITITFVLSLQDGMNAPPRDYSIPGSNTRRVFATIGATGNLVFAFNSGMVPEIQATLRAPVVDNMLKALYIHFTIGPAPVFAVTFVGYWAYGSRTSSYLLNNVSGPVWVKALANLAAFLQSVISLHIFASPTYEFLDTKYGFKGSAVNFRNIAFRTVVRGSYLAITTFLSALLPFLGDFMSLTGAISTFPLTFILPNHMYLVAMKKQLSSLQKKWHWLNIVFFGFASATVLVAAFRLIVVDSKTYHIFADL
- the LOC138907854 gene encoding uncharacterized protein, with the protein product MGNLFHILSVFKINKSQVWDMFQHSESKKQQREQIDISSLADSTSQLPTAVIEKNFRAKKILVCGIGLDEYNRISAYQSAKEIWEALQTAYEGTTQVKQSKIDMLTTEYELFRMMSPFRTCTLDSPLSSMSSIPWEKSFQ